The genomic window CTAGCCGCCGTCCCGCGGATCCGCCCTGAGTGGGAGGCCGCACGGCGGGCGAAAGCAGCAGCCCGATGACCATCGAATACCCCATTCCCGGCGCATGGGTCCGGGAGTACACCGTGCCGGTCCCGCTGGACTGGTCGGACGAGACAGCCGGGACCATCGAGGTCTTCGTCCGGGAACTGGCCGACCCGGACCGACGCCACGACGACCTGCCGCTGCTCACCTACCTGCAGGGCGGCCCCGGCGGCGCCAACCCGCGACCGCCCGCCGTGAACGGCTGGCTCGCCGAAGCCCTGCCCGACTACCGCGTGGTCCTGGTCGACCAGCGCGGCACCGGGCGCAGCACCCCGATCGACGGCACGGTGATCGCCGAGTTCCCGACCGGGGCGGCGGCAGCGGAATACCTGCTCAAGTTCCGTGCCGACTCCATCGTGCGGGACCTCGAGCACGTCCGGCGTACGAGCTACGGGTCGAAGAAGTGGGCGACGCTGGCCCAGAGTTACGGCGGATGGCTCACCCTGACCTACCTTTCGGTCGCGCCGGAGGCACTGACCGCGTGTTACGTCTGCGGCGGCATCCCCGGCCTGCCCCCCGACCCCGACGAGGTCTACCGGCGCACCTTCACCCGAGCCGCCGACAAGACCGCCGACTTCTACCGCCGCTACCCGCAGGACGTGGACACCGTGTCGGCCATCGCCGACCGGCTCGCCGCCGGCGACGTGCTGCTGCCCGACGGATCGCCGCTGTCGGTCCGGCGCTTCCAGACTCTCGGCGGTGACCTCGGCTTCGGCGGCGGTCACCTGCGCCTGCACTGGCTGGTCGCCGAGGCGTTCTCGCCCCGCGGGCACCTGACCGGCGGCTTCCTGGAGAGTATTCTGACGAAGACGTCGAACGAGGCCAACCCACTGTTCTGGACCCTGCAGGAGAGCATCTACGGCGACGGCGTCAACGGCCC from Actinoplanes derwentensis includes these protein-coding regions:
- a CDS encoding alpha/beta fold hydrolase encodes the protein MTIEYPIPGAWVREYTVPVPLDWSDETAGTIEVFVRELADPDRRHDDLPLLTYLQGGPGGANPRPPAVNGWLAEALPDYRVVLVDQRGTGRSTPIDGTVIAEFPTGAAAAEYLLKFRADSIVRDLEHVRRTSYGSKKWATLAQSYGGWLTLTYLSVAPEALTACYVCGGIPGLPPDPDEVYRRTFTRAADKTADFYRRYPQDVDTVSAIADRLAAGDVLLPDGSPLSVRRFQTLGGDLGFGGGHLRLHWLVAEAFSPRGHLTGGFLESILTKTSNEANPLFWTLQESIYGDGVNGPFRWSAQRERDRRPEFGTDRRPLLFTTEMAFPWMFQEVRALRPFAAAMAELAEIRTWTSLYDTERLADNEVPLAAVVYFDDVFVDEGLQLTTLARLGNSRAWVTNEFEHDGIGSGRAFTHLREMVRDRGGERQ